Within Mycobacterium heckeshornense, the genomic segment CGAACCGCCCACTTGGAGGCGACATACGGGTGCACCATTGGAGCGCCGCGCAGGCCTTCGATGGATGACACGTTGATGATCGAGCCGCCGCCCGCGGCGATCATCGGGTCGACGGCCGCCCGCATCCCGAGAAAGGTGCCGGTGAGGTTGACGTCGATGACTTTTTGCCACTTGGCGAGATCGAACTTCTTGAGCTGTCCCAGCGCTACGATTCCGGCGTTATTGACCAGGACGTCGAGTTTGCCGAAATCGTGCACCGCGGCGGCAACCGCCGCGTCCCACTGGTCGGGCTGGGTAACGTCGAGGTGCACGTAACGTGCGGCCTCCCCCAGCTCCTCGGCCAGCGCCTTGCCCTCGTCGTCGAGGATGTCACCGACCACCACGTTCGCACCCTCGCTCACCAGCAGCCGGGCATGTGACGCACCCATGCCCCGAGCGCCGCCGCTGACCAGTGCAACTTTTCCGTCCACGCGTCCCATGAGCGGTCAGGCTACCTCAGCCCACTAGAACCTGTTCCAGCCTGGCCGGTGATCAGCGGCAGGTCCAGGGTGGTCCTGATGCCCGGCGGTGCGGCGACGACCGCGGGGATGGCGTTCACGATCCGGCCGGCCGCGGCCACGATCGCCGCGTGGTTGTGGTCGCCCTTGCGGCTGGTCGGGCAGATGTCGACGGTGTAGGACGGCTCGCCGGTAATTTGGATCCGGTACGAGCCGCCGGGCTGTGCGGGCTGCGGCCAGTCGGGACGCAGGTCTTCGCGCAACCGGGTGACATGCTCGATGACGATCGCCGGGTGGCCGTTGACGACGCCGCAAATCTGGAAGCGCATCGCGGCCACACTGCCCTTCG encodes:
- a CDS encoding glucose 1-dehydrogenase, whose product is MGRVDGKVALVSGGARGMGASHARLLVSEGANVVVGDILDDEGKALAEELGEAARYVHLDVTQPDQWDAAVAAAVHDFGKLDVLVNNAGIVALGQLKKFDLAKWQKVIDVNLTGTFLGMRAAVDPMIAAGGGSIINVSSIEGLRGAPMVHPYVASKWAVRGLSKSAALELAAHKIRVNSIHPGFIRTPMTKHIPDDLVTIPLGRPAESAEVSTFVLFLASDESAYATGAEFVVDGGLVADVPHKT